The segment TCGGCAGCCCTTGGATCTATGCCGTCGTGGCCATCTCCGTGCTGCTCGACGTCTTTCTGCCGGTCCTGCCCAGCGGTGTCCTGGTGATCACCGTGGCGACGGCCGCGGCCGCGGGCACCACCACCGTCGCGGACCAGGTTCCGCGCGAGGTGCCCTCCCTGCTGATCCTGATCCTCTGCGCGGCCACCGCGTCCGTACTCGGTGATCTGGTCGCCTACCGGCTGGCCCGGCGCGGCGGAGACCGCTTCGACCGCGCGATCGCCCGCTCCCGCAGGCTCACCAAGGCCCAGGCGCGGCTCGGCTCCACCCTCGCCCGGGGCGGCGGCGCCCTGGTGGTCATCGCCCGCTTCGCCCCGGCCGGCCGCTCCGTCGTCTCCCTGGGGGCGGGTGCCGCCCGCCGCCGGGCCCGGGACTTCCTCCCCTGGTCGGCGCTGGCGGGCGTGATCTGGGCGGGCTACAGCGTCGGCCTCGGTTACTTCGGCGGCCAGTGGCTGGGCGCGAGCTGGGTAGGCGCCGCGGTTTCGGTCCTCGCCCTGTTCGGCGCGGGGGCCCTGGCGGCATACGTGATGCGCCGCCGCCCGGCTCCCCAGCCGGCCACCGAATCGGTCTGACGCTCCCTACTCCGCACTCTCCGCCGCCCTGCGCCCTCCCCCCTTGATCTCCAAACCATCCAACAGCCGGGCGGTCGCCTCGGCTATCTCGTCGACGGCGCGATCGAACACCTCGCGGTTATGGGCGGCGGGCGCCCGGAAGCCGGACACCTTCCGTACGTACTGGAGGGCGGCGGCACGGATATCGTCCTCCGTGGCCTCCTCGGGCAGGACGGGCGGGCGAAGAGTCTTGATGCTGCGGCACATGCCTCCAGTGTGCCCCCGCCCACTGACAGCGCCCCGCTACTCCCCCGGCCCGAAGCCGCGCACGTACCGCTTCTGCCAGGGCGTCTCCACAGCGTGCCGGTCGTATACCCGCCGGACGTACGCCACCGCCTCGCCCGCCGGGACTCCGTCGAGCACGGCGAGGCAGGCCAGCGCGGTTCCGGTACGCCCCCGCCCGCCACCGCACGCGACCTCGACCCGTTCGCCGCCGCACCGCTCCAGCGTCCGGCGCAGCATCCGCTCCGCCTGCGACCGGTCGGCGGGCAGCCGGAAGTCCGGCCAGCGCAGCCAGTCGCTCTCCCATCCGACGGCGGGCGGCTCCTTCGCCAGCAGATAGACCCCGTACTCCGGCTCGGGCCCTTCGGGCAGCGCCCGGCGCAGCCCCCGCCCCCGGACGAGCCGCCCGGACGGCAGTTCCAGCACCCCCGGAGTACCCGGTTCCCAGACACCCATGCGCCCACCTCCCTGTCAGTCCCCCGACGCTACGCGCCCGGCCCCGGGCCCCCGGCCGCTTCCCCGATATCACCGCCGCCGTTCTGTTCGACGAGGGCGCGGACGAGCCCCGGCTCCGATTCGGGGAAGTCCATGGCGACGATGCCGAGGCCGGGCCGGGACCCGGCGGCGGATCCCACCTGGGCGAGCAGCGCCCGATTGACACCGGCGGCGATATCACGCGGCACGGATCCCTCCCCCACCGCTCCGGTACAGGTGACGGTGAGCCTCCCCGGGTACTCATCGACCGGGCGGAGCGGGCCGGCCCTCTCCCGGAGGTCGAAGAGCGCGGGGTCGCCGTACCGCACTCCCGGGAGCCCGTCGTGATCGCCGAGCACGACGACCCGGCCCCGTGCCTCCCCCAGCGCCGGGATCCCGTCGCCGACCAGGAGGAGGGCGCGCCAGTCCCGGTGGTAGCGGTCGAAGAGGCTCCGGAAGGCGTCGTCGCTCTCGGCCGAGTACTCCTGGCCGATACGCATCAGTACGGTCTCCGAGGGATGAGCGCGCAGAAAGTCCCAGCAGTCACCGAGGACCTCGCCGAGGACGATGTTCTGGAAAACCTCGCCGTGATGCAGGGTGAAGGCGCCGTTGTGGGCACGGCAGCGGAGATCCAGGTAGCGGATGCCGCTGTTCAGTTGCTGCTCGACGGTGGTGTCCTGACAGACGGCCCACGGCGGCCCGAAGCAGGCGGCGGAGTGGCGAGTACCGGGGATCGTGAGGTGTTCCAGCCGGGTCGTGTCGCCGAAGGCGGCCATCCAGAAGCGGATCCCCGGAGCCCGGGTGACGGTCGGGGTCGGGGTTTCCATAAACACCACTCCTCAAGATATCGACCAAATCATCACATATCACCCACAGCCTCCTCTCCCACTCGCCGACGGGAACGCCCTTCGCGTTCGGAACACCCCGCCGCCGGAGCAGGAGCTATCCATAGAAAGTGCCTTACGGGCCCGGCAGGTTGCCCACCCCGCCGACAATCTCCGCCGCGGCCGCACCCATGGACGACACACCACTCCCCCGAGTGACGGAATGGATCACCACATCACCGCGGGCGGGCGAAACCGGGCAACCGTCACCGGACACACCAAAGACCCCGGACCGTCCCCGGTCCGGGGTCTTTGCACAGGCCAGAAGGGTTTTTAGGCATAGCCGCACACCGCTCCCCCACACCGCCGGGCGGTCAGGAGCACTTGCGGAGCAACGCCTTCCGCGTCAACCCGTCTTCAAACCGGATTCATTCATCCAGGTGGAGGAGCGCACCCCCCGGCGAGCGCGCCCCGTTAGCGATTGCGACGCATTGGTTGGGATCGGCGCCGCAGTGGCTCGTCTCGTCTTGGCAGGATCCGGCGAGCCTCCGCGACGCCTCCCCTTTCTCCGGAGGTCGCCATGACGCAACCCCCCGAGGACCCGCGGTCTCCCGCGGGCCGCTCTTTCTCCCTCCAGGCCCCCACCGAGGCGGCCCTCGCCTCCTCGGGCCCCGGCTGCCTGATGGTCCTGCTGGCCGTGGGCGACCAGCCCCCGCTCCCGGCGCTACTGCTCTCCCTGGCCATGGTCCTCGGCCTGCGCCTGACCCTCCTGCCCGCGACCGCCTGGTCCCGGCTATGGGCCGGACTGCGTCGCGGGAAGTAGCCCACCGTCCCACCCCTTCTGTTGGCTCCCGGCCCGTCGCCCCACCCGGGCGGCGGGCCCCCTTCCGCGCGCGCCTGCTCCATCTGGAAACGAACCACTACCGCACGGGCCACGGGCACTCACCCGTTAGGGGTACTCCATGTGAGTGACAAAACCCCCCAACTCCCGCGCATTCATCGCATGTTTGCCGCTGACAGCGACGGCACTGCGCGAGCCCCGCGAAGTCAGGCGGTCTGCGCAAGGAAGTCCCGAACGACGGGCACGGCACGGTGGCCGGCGAACCGGGCGCGGAGGTCGGTGAGGCTGGAGGTGCCACGGGCGGAGGAGAGATCCCCGAGGTGGTCGAGGGATCGGCGGGCGCTGTCGACCGCGCCGTCGAGGTCACCCAGTGCCATCCGAGCCTCGGCCTCCCGGGCCAGAAAGATCGCGGTGGAGCGGGGGAAGTCCTCCTCGCGATACGCGTCGAAGGCCCGCAAACCGGCTGATGCGGCGGTGAAGTGACGAAGTGCTCCGCCCGGCCGGCCGAGGTCGAGTTCACAGGACCCCGCCTGCATATGCAGTTCACCGAGGTTGAGCCAGTAGACGCAGTCCGGCTCCTCCTCGGAGGCGCAGTCTCGAGCCCTGTCGTAGGCGTCGAACGCCGCGTTGACGGCCCGGTCCGAGGCGCGGTGATCGCCGGCGCGGGCATGGGCCCTGGCGAGCCGGGCGTACAGCATCGCGTTCATCGCGGGTGACCCGATTCGCTCCGCCCGTCCGAGGGCGTCGGCCACCAGGGCAGAGGCGCCACGAGGGTCTCCCGTGGCGTACCGCAGCATGGCCCAGAAAGCGAGGATGTTGGCGGTGACGACCTGGTCGCCGGAGGATGCCGCGGCACGAAGGCCGACGAGGTAGTACTCCTCGGCGAGGCCCCGGCGGCCGGAGTCGTACGCCGTCCAGGCGCAGATCCTGGCGGCCTCGGCAGCGACTCCGTGCAGACGTCGACCGATCTCCTCGGTGTACGAGGTGGTCCTCAGCGTCGTGACGATTAGCCGGAGTTGGGCGCGGGCGGACGCGTGGACCTGCCCGGAGCCGAGGACGTCGTCCTGGCGCCGAAGGATCGCCAGGGACTGCTCGAACAGTTCAGGAGTATCGGCACCGACGCGGCGACCATGGGCGCGAGCCGCGGCCGGTTGGGCGGTGGCGGCCCCGGCCAGCACCGGGGTTATCCCCGTGACGACAAGGAATCCCCTGCGGTCCATGGTCCCTCCTGTGGTTGCGACGCGGTCCAGTAGTTCGATCGTGGCGGTGAGGGTCCATTCGGCGGAGAGAAACTGCCGGTCGTGGACGCAAGCGAGCTTCAGCCACTCGGGCCATGGGCGCGCCGTGATCTCCTGCTCGGGGATTCCGTGCAAGGCGGCCATGGCCTTCTGTGCGTGCAGGTCGGGGGTGACACCACCCCGGGTCCAGCGCGTGACGCGCTTACGGTCCCGGGCGATCGGCCCGTAGCCGAGCCGTTGGTGTACCGCTCCTAAGCGCACGAGGTAGTCGCTCGCCGACCAGCCCTGCTGGTGCAGCAGGTAGGCCAGTGGGTGTTCATCGATGTCCACCTCTCCAGCATGACTGTCGGCGGCCGGGATGGAAGGCAACTGATACGCCCAACTACCCGCGTGGGTACACGTGGTAACACGATGGGCACACGTGGGCACGCGCATTCCCTTGGGAGCGATCGCGGGGGACAGCCGCTGCCTGAATGGCTCCAGGCGACCCTCTTGGCAGGCGGAGGTATTTGTTATGCCGTGAACAGGTGTCCGGGGCCCTGCCCTACCTCAACGGGAGTTCGGCGAGCATCACTGCGTAGACCGGAGAGTCGGGGAAGGGTTGACGCTGCCCTACCTTCCGGAAGCCCCAGGACTCGTACAGTGCCTGGACCCGGGGGTGCTCGGTGTCGACCAGGAGGACGGCGAGGTCTTCGTCCCGGTCGCTCAGGAGTTTTCGGGACAGCGCTTCGGCCGTCCCCGTCTTTCGGTAATTCGCGCGGACGGCGAGTTCGGAGTACGCGAAGGTCCGGTCGCGCTTCGGGGTTGGGTTGAGGTGCTCGCGCCACCACTCGCGGTATGGCGCAGCCGGTGCTCCGTACGCAAACCCTGCTGCGGTGTCGCCGTCGAAGGCGATCACGCAGGCGAAGTCCGGATTGCTGCCCCAGTGGTCGACGAACCAGGGAAAGCGCTGGTTGAAATCATTGTCCATCGCGTCTGCATAGGCATCTGCGTGGACGTCTATCAGCGTCTGGCGGATCTGTGGGAGGTCGTCGTGGTTGAAGCGCTGTACCTCCAGGGCGGCATTCAAGCTAGCTCCATTCGGATCGGTAGCGGTCTTCCCACTCTCGGGCGACTCGCGCTTCTGGCACAAGGGTGGTCAAGTCCCGGTAGAAGTCGCAGAGGAGAGATCGCAGACGGCCGCAGAGGGAGTGTCCCGCCATCAGTTGGAACACGGTAGAGGCCGTGGCACACGCCTGTTCGATGTCGCGCTGGTGAAGCTGGGCCAGGGCCAGTCGGGCTGTGGCCATGGCCCGGTTTCTCAGGAACGGCGTGGGGATGCCGCTCAGGGCCCGGTGGGAGGCAGCTTCGGCTTCGGCGAAATCCCCGATGCGGTCCCGGACGATGGAGGTGATAGCGGCCAGCTCGGCCGGTCCGTAGAAGGTCACCCAGCTTGGCCGTGGACGGGGCTGTGCCTTGTCGAGAGCTTCCTGGGCACACCCGAGGGAGCGCAGGGCCGACTGCCGGTCACCGAGGGTCGAGTGTCCGACGGCGGTGCGGGCGTGGGCGAGAGAGGCGAAGAAGGGATCGCGCCGGGTGATCGTGGCGGCTTGCGCGGCCTGGGCAGAGTCGACGGCCTCGCCGTACTGGCCTCGCTGGTGAGCGAGCATCGCGAACGAGTTCCAGACCCGCAGTTCCACGACAGAGTCCTGGGCCATTCCCGCGAGGTAGTGCGCTTGGCCCAGCAGCATCCGGGCCTGGTTGCACCGCCGGGCATCCAGAGCGCTCCAGGCAGCCGTCGCTGTGTAGTCGGCGGCTACGGCGTAGAGGCGCTTCCGGATACGTTGCGTAGCTGCGAGTTTCTGCTTGGCGAGCGCTTCTGCGGCTCCGGCCAGTGCGGCGCGCTCCAGGTCCTCGTGACCGCCCTGGGTGTCGTCCAGCGCCATAAGGGCGTCCAAGCCGCTGCCAAGGCGGATCACGTCCGATGTGCCAACGGCGACCGGGGCGCCGACCTGGGGAACTGCAAAGGCGGCGGTGAGGAAGTTCCTGCGGTCCACAGGGTCCTCCGGAGGAGTTGAGGTGCATCGTCGTCGCGCCGGTGGACTGAATCCCAGGTCTTCAGCAGTGCAGGCGAATAGCGTCTCCAGCGCCTCACGCTGCCGACGATGGGGCCACCTGGACTTGCCGGTCAGCCAGTTGCGGACCGTGCGGTCTCCCACAGTGCCCTCATGGCCCTGTGCTCGCAGGTGGTCATTCACCGCGTCGGCCAACTCGACCTGTTTGAAGCCAAGGTCCTGCATGGCGCTGGCGAGACTCCCGTTCTCCTCCACCTACTCACCGTAGCGACCGAACTCCCACGGTGAGCGCAGGTACAGGGATTCTTCCGGTCGCCGCACTGGCACGTCCGTCGGGAATTTCCTCCAGTTCACAACTGATCAGCCGTTGACTGAATCAGTCGTCACAGTCCGGAGTCCCGGGCTTCAGCCGGTACTGAGAGCCGGCCGATGACAACTGACCCCCGCGGCCTGCCCGGGCCCGGGGGATGGCCGACTGAGTTGGAGTCGACAGATGCAGAGTACCGATCGCCCACCCTCGGCACCCGACCCTTCACCTGCTGCGGCTGATGAGCGTGCGTGGTTGCCGTGCCGCTGCGGCTCCGAGACGTGCCCCGACCGCAATCGTCGGCCGAGCTGCGCGAAGCCGCCGGGCCCGATCGTGGCCGTGCCCGTGTCCCCGACGATCGCCCGCTTCATCGAGCGGCTCAAGGCGAACGGCCGGAAGCCGCTGTGAGCCCGCGCGCCGTGTTCCGGCACGCGCCCTGGCGCATCATCCCGGACGCCGAGCCCGAGGCCCTGCACGAGCTGGAAGACGTCGAGGCACACCTGGGGGTGCGCTGTGAGCAGTGACCCCGTTCCGCGGCTGGAGCACTGCATCTACTGCGAGCGGCCCGTGGAGCCCTCGGACGAGACGCTCGTGATGCTCGGGTTCTCGGACTCCGGCGCCCGGCCGTCGCTGTATGCGCATCCGGAGTGCCCGGCCCCGCGCCGGCGCGGCCGGGATGAGCCCCATCGCCGCAGAGGCCCCTATGTGGACTCCCGGGCCACGAAAAAGACCCTCCACCCGGGTTGGGCGGAGGGTCCGATGCAGGCTCTCACCTGCTGTTTCCTACTGGTGGGCGCGGACGGTTTCGAACCGCCGACATCTGCTTTGTAAGAGCAGCGCTCTACCCCTGAGCTACGCACCCGTGGATGAGTGAACAGCCTACATGCCGCACCGGGCAGGGCCGCAAACCCATTCGTCCGGGGCGGGCGGGGAGGGGGGATAGCCCTACCGCGGATCCGGTGGGTCGCCGGATCGTGAGGGGTGGCGGGGGGATCTAGCTTTGGGGGAAATGGTGGATCGGCAGGGGGAAGGGACACTTTATGGACGGCCGTGCCGCCCGGGGAATCGTGGCGATCGGGGTGGGGGGTGCGCTGGTGTTCGGGGCTGTGGGGTGCGGGGCCGCCGATGCGGAGGGGGCTCCTGTGGAGCGGAAGTCCTTCGCCGTCGTCGGGAAGGAGCTGGTCGTCGATGTGGACGACTCGGATGTCACGCTCGTGCCCGGGGACGGCGACGAGGTGAAGGTCACCCGGCAGGTGGACGGCTGGGCGGTGGTGGGCGGCGGGCCCGATCCGCAGTGGCGGATGGAGGACGGGAAGCTGATCCTGCGTACCAATTGCAACGGATTCGTCGGAGACTGCGACTCCCGGCACACCGTGGAGGTGCCCAAGGGGGTCGCCGTCACCGTGAAGCACGACAACGGGAAGGTGAACGCGTCCGCGTTCGGCACGCCTCTCAAGATCTCCTCGGACAACGGGGACGTGACCGTCCGGGGCACCACCGGCGATCTGCGGCTCAGTACCGAGAACGGGGAGGTGCGCGCGGAGGACGTCAGCGCCGGGGAGGTGAACGTCAAGAGCGACAACGGCGATGTGAAGATACGGATGAAGACGGCCGCCGAGAAGCTGGAGGCGGTCACCGACAACGGGGGCGTCGTGGTGGAGCTGCCGCCCGCCGGGGCCCCGTACGCCGTCAACTCGAACGCCGACAACGGGTCGCGGAAGATACGTCTGTCCGACGCCGAGCAGGACGACAGCAGTCCGCGCAAGGTGCGGGTGGAGAGCGAGAACGGTGATGTGACCGTACGGCTGAAGGGGTAACCGAACGGCCCGTGTGTGCGTCCGTACCGGGTGGGACAATGGACCGACCGGGTACGGCGACACGGCACGGGAGAGGGATGTGACGGCGACACACGCGAGGCCGCGGGTTTCAGCCACAGCGAGTGCCGTCCGGGATGTGATCCTTCTTCTGCTGCTACCGGTGCCGCTCCTCGCGGGGGCCTTCGCGGGCGGGGGCACGCGTCGCTGGTTCGGGGGGCGCGGGGAGAGTCTGCGGGCCGAGGCCCAGGCCGCGAAGGACGCCGCGGCCGCCGCCTTCTACGAGCTGGACAGCGCCCAGCGAGAGCTGCGGATCTCCATCGAGACGATCACCGCGGTGGACGATTCGCCGCCCACCCGGCGGGCGGTGGAGGGGTTCACGGCCCTGGGGCAGCGGATCGACGAGGTCAGCGGCCGGTACATCACGGCCGTCGACGCCCATGATCTCGACCGGGACGATCTCGACGCCTCCGTCGCCGCCCGGGCCAGGACCGAGCTCAACCGGGCCAGGGACGAGCTGGTCACGGTCAAGACCGAGCTGGACCGGTTCGGGGAGGGGCTCGGGCCGCTGCTCGACAAAGCGGAGACCCGGCTCGCCCGGCTGCTGCCCGCCACCGAGCGGGCCAGGGCGGCCCTGCTGGCCGCGAGCAACGCCCTGGACACGGCGCGCGGCTCCGGGCTGCGGGCCGACGACCTCGCGGCCCGGCTGGCCCGGCTCGGCCCCGAGCTGACCAGGCTCAACCAGGGCGCCGGACGGCATGGCGTCGGCGAGACGCTGCACCGCGCCGACCACGTCCTGCGGGAGGCCGAGGCGGTACGGGCCGACGCCGAGAAGCTGCCCGCGCTCGCCGCCGACACCGATAAGCGCCTGGTCTCCCTGCGGACCCGCGCCCAGGCCCTCACCACCCGCGCCCAGGGCGTCGAACCGGTCCTCAGCGAACTGCGCCGCCGCTACTCCGCCGCCTGCTGGCAGGACCTCCAGCAGGTGCCCGAGCAGGCCGCCGCCGATATCCGGCTCGCCGAGCAGCGGCTCACGGAGGCCGCCGCCGCCCGCGACGAGCAGCGCTGGCCCGATGTCACCGCGCTGCTCGGCACCGTACGCGCCCTGCTGAACACCACGGACGAGGCGATCTCCGCGGCCCGTGAGCGGCTGGAGCGGCTGGACGCCGTCGCGCGGGACCGGCGGCCGGAGCTCGACCGCACCCGCTTCGCGCTCCGCGACGCCCAGCGCCTCGCCATGGCCGGACGCGACCGGCCCGATCCCCGGCACGCCCGGCCGCTGGACGACGCGGTCGACCGGCTCGAGCGGGCCGTCGCCTCCCTCGAAGGCCGTCACCCGGACTACTGGCATTTCCTCACCGAGGCGGAGGCCGTCCGCCGGACCGCCGCCCGAGTCGTGGAGCAGATCCGCGAGGAGCGCGCCGGGGGATGAAGACCGGGGGCTGAGGGCCGGAGGGCGAGGGCCGGGCGGTCCCTGATTTGAAGGGGCGGCGCCGCGGGCGGATGCTGGGAGGTACGAGTACGCGAAACGGTTCGTACCCGAGGAGGCCGCTCATGGCCGCACACGTACTGCCCCACCGGACCCGGCAGCCGCAGAATCGCCCGCGCACCACACTCGACGAGCATCTGCCCGTCGATCACCGCCTCAGCCGGGTCTACCGGATCGGCGCGGGGGTGATGGGCGCGTTCCTGCTCGCCTTCGGCATCCTGGGACTGATCGACAAGATCGGCTTCTTCAACACCCACGGCGCCACCGTCATCGGCCTGAACACCAACGGCGCCCTCAGCGTGCTGTCGATCTGTGTCGGCGCGCTGCTGCTCTTCGGGATGTTCAAGGGCGGCAACTTCGCCTCGACCCTGAATATGGTTCTCGGCATCCTCTTCATCGCCAGCGGCTTCATCAATCTCGCGCTGCTGGACACCAGCTTCAACCCCTTCGCGTTCAAGATTCAGAACGTGCTGTTCAGCTTTGTGGTCGGGCTGCTGCTGATGTTCTTCGGAATGTACGGACGGGTCAGCTCGACCCTGCCGCACGACAATCCGTACTGGAAGGCCCGCCATCCCCAGGAGGCCGAGGACGAGGCCCGGGCCGCGCGGGCCCGTGGATCGGCGGTTTCCACCGGGGCGCACGAAGGCGGGGGCGGCGCGTAGCCTTACGGCCATGCCCCGATACGAGTTCCGCTGCCGCACCTGTGACGACACCTTCGAGGTCGACCGGCCGATGGCCCGCTCCGGTGAGCCCGCGAGCTGCCCCGACGGGCACGACGACACGGTCAAGCTGCTCTCCGCCGTCGCCGTCGGCGGTACGGCCGCCGGTGCGCCGGCCCCCTCGGGCGGCGGGGGCGGGGGCTGCTGCGGTGGCGGCCGCTGCGGCTGACCACCGGCCGCCGACCGGTGCGGTACGGACAACCGCCGACCGGTGCCGTACGGGCAACGGCCGACCGGTGCGGTACGGGCGGCGGCCCGTACCGCCGGGTCCGTCGTCAGGTCCCGAGGTAGCGCAGGACCGCCATCACCCGCCGTGAGTAGCCCGATGCCCGTGGCAGCTCCAGCTTGTCGAAGATCGCGTTGATGTGCTTCTCGACCGCGCTCTGCGATACGTACAGCCGCTCCGCGATCGCCCCGTTGGCGTGCCCCTGCGCCATCTCCGCCAGAACGTCCCGCTCCCTGGCCGTCAGCCCGGCGAGCGGGTCGGTTCTGCTGCTGCGGGCCATCAGCCGCCGGACGACCTCCGGGTCGAAGGCCGCCCGCCCCCGCCCCACCCGGTCCAGCGCGTCGAGGAACTCGTCGATGTCGACGACCCGGTCCTTCAGCAGATAGCCCACGCCCCGGGACTCCCCGCTGAGCAGTTCACCGGCGTATCTCCGCTCCACGTACTGCGAGAGCACCAGGACGCCCACCCCGGGCCAGCGGCGGCGGATCTCCAGCGCGGCCCGCAGGCCCTCGTCGGTGTGCGTCGGGGGCATCCGGACATCGGCGACGACCACATCGGGCGGCCCGGCGGCGACCGCGGCGAGCAGTGCCTCACCGTCACCGACGGCCGCGACCACCTCGTGCCCCTCCTCGGCCAGCAGCCGGACGAGCCCCTCCCTCAGCAGGGTCGAATCCTCGGCGACGACTATGCGCACGGCACCTCCGCGGTGATCGTGGTGGGTCCGCCGGGCGGGCTGTGCACCCCGAACCGGCCGTCGAGAGCGGCGACCCGGCGCGCCAGCCCCGTGAGCCCGCCGCCCGCCGGATCCGCGCCGCCCGCGCCGTCGTCCTCGACGGTCAGCCGGAGCGTGTCCCCGTCCCGGTGGACCACGATCCCGATCCGGGTGGCCCCGGTGTGTTTGACGATATTGGTGACGGCCTCCGAGACGACGAAGTACAGCACCGTCCCGGCCCGGCGCTCGGGCGGGCGGCCCCCGTCGTCGTAGCCGAGGTCCACGGGGAGCGGGCTGCGCTCGGCGACGCTCTCCAGCGCCACGGACAGCCCGGCCTCGTCGAGCACCGCCGGATGGACCCGCCAGGCGACCTCACGCAGCTCGGCCAGCGCCCGTCGGCTCTCCTCCTGGGCCTGCCGGAGCAGCTGTCCGGCGCGTTCCGGATCGGTGCTGCGCCGGGCCCGGCCCAGCAGGATCCCGAGGGCGACGAGCCGCTGCTGCACCCCGTCGTGGAGATCGCGTTCGATCCGGCGCCGCTCCTCGTCGACGGCGTCGACGACCTCGGAGCGGCTGGTGGCGAGCTGGTCGATGCGCCGCCGGAGGGCCTCGTGCGGGCCGGGGCCGAGAACGCGCCGGACCAGCCGCTCCTCCAGCAGGACCGTGCCATGGACGCCCTGTGCGGTGAGGACCAGCAGAAACGCCCCCAGGAGCCCGGTGCCGAGCACCTCCAGCGGATAGTCCACGGAGATCACGAACCAGCCGAGCACCCCGACCAGGAACCAGAAGAGTCCGGTCACCATGAGGCCGAGAACCATCCCGCCGAGGAGGCCGAGAGGGATGCGGTACACGGCATAGCGCAGTGCGTCGGCCGGGAGGTAGCCGGCCGGGGGCCGGATTCCGCAGAGCCGCTCCAGTCTGCGCAGCTCGGCCCGGGCGGACAGGGCCCCGACGGCGGACAG is part of the Streptomyces qinzhouensis genome and harbors:
- a CDS encoding DedA family protein, yielding MLESLGPLVGSPWIYAVVAISVLLDVFLPVLPSGVLVITVATAAAAGTTTVADQVPREVPSLLILILCAATASVLGDLVAYRLARRGGDRFDRAIARSRRLTKAQARLGSTLARGGGALVVIARFAPAGRSVVSLGAGAARRRARDFLPWSALAGVIWAGYSVGLGYFGGQWLGASWVGAAVSVLALFGAGALAAYVMRRRPAPQPATESV
- a CDS encoding DUF2277 domain-containing protein, producing the protein MCRSIKTLRPPVLPEEATEDDIRAAALQYVRKVSGFRAPAAHNREVFDRAVDEIAEATARLLDGLEIKGGGRRAAESAE
- a CDS encoding protein-tyrosine phosphatase family protein translates to MGVWEPGTPGVLELPSGRLVRGRGLRRALPEGPEPEYGVYLLAKEPPAVGWESDWLRWPDFRLPADRSQAERMLRRTLERCGGERVEVACGGGRGRTGTALACLAVLDGVPAGEAVAYVRRVYDRHAVETPWQKRYVRGFGPGE
- a CDS encoding phosphatidylinositol-specific phospholipase C domain-containing protein gives rise to the protein METPTPTVTRAPGIRFWMAAFGDTTRLEHLTIPGTRHSAACFGPPWAVCQDTTVEQQLNSGIRYLDLRCRAHNGAFTLHHGEVFQNIVLGEVLGDCWDFLRAHPSETVLMRIGQEYSAESDDAFRSLFDRYHRDWRALLLVGDGIPALGEARGRVVVLGDHDGLPGVRYGDPALFDLRERAGPLRPVDEYPGRLTVTCTGAVGEGSVPRDIAAGVNRALLAQVGSAAGSRPGLGIVAMDFPESEPGLVRALVEQNGGGDIGEAAGGPGPGA
- a CDS encoding transcriptional regulator, with amino-acid sequence MDIDEHPLAYLLHQQGWSASDYLVRLGAVHQRLGYGPIARDRKRVTRWTRGGVTPDLHAQKAMAALHGIPEQEITARPWPEWLKLACVHDRQFLSAEWTLTATIELLDRVATTGGTMDRRGFLVVTGITPVLAGAATAQPAAARAHGRRVGADTPELFEQSLAILRRQDDVLGSGQVHASARAQLRLIVTTLRTTSYTEEIGRRLHGVAAEAARICAWTAYDSGRRGLAEEYYLVGLRAAASSGDQVVTANILAFWAMLRYATGDPRGASALVADALGRAERIGSPAMNAMLYARLARAHARAGDHRASDRAVNAAFDAYDRARDCASEEEPDCVYWLNLGELHMQAGSCELDLGRPGGALRHFTAASAGLRAFDAYREEDFPRSTAIFLAREAEARMALGDLDGAVDSARRSLDHLGDLSSARGTSSLTDLRARFAGHRAVPVVRDFLAQTA
- a CDS encoding GNAT family N-acetyltransferase, whose translation is MNAALEVQRFNHDDLPQIRQTLIDVHADAYADAMDNDFNQRFPWFVDHWGSNPDFACVIAFDGDTAAGFAYGAPAAPYREWWREHLNPTPKRDRTFAYSELAVRANYRKTGTAEALSRKLLSDRDEDLAVLLVDTEHPRVQALYESWGFRKVGQRQPFPDSPVYAVMLAELPLR
- a CDS encoding DUF4097 family beta strand repeat-containing protein; amino-acid sequence: MDGRAARGIVAIGVGGALVFGAVGCGAADAEGAPVERKSFAVVGKELVVDVDDSDVTLVPGDGDEVKVTRQVDGWAVVGGGPDPQWRMEDGKLILRTNCNGFVGDCDSRHTVEVPKGVAVTVKHDNGKVNASAFGTPLKISSDNGDVTVRGTTGDLRLSTENGEVRAEDVSAGEVNVKSDNGDVKIRMKTAAEKLEAVTDNGGVVVELPPAGAPYAVNSNADNGSRKIRLSDAEQDDSSPRKVRVESENGDVTVRLKG
- a CDS encoding DUF4383 domain-containing protein, translating into MAAHVLPHRTRQPQNRPRTTLDEHLPVDHRLSRVYRIGAGVMGAFLLAFGILGLIDKIGFFNTHGATVIGLNTNGALSVLSICVGALLLFGMFKGGNFASTLNMVLGILFIASGFINLALLDTSFNPFAFKIQNVLFSFVVGLLLMFFGMYGRVSSTLPHDNPYWKARHPQEAEDEARAARARGSAVSTGAHEGGGGA
- a CDS encoding FmdB family zinc ribbon protein, translated to MPRYEFRCRTCDDTFEVDRPMARSGEPASCPDGHDDTVKLLSAVAVGGTAAGAPAPSGGGGGGCCGGGRCG
- a CDS encoding response regulator transcription factor, with protein sequence MRIVVAEDSTLLREGLVRLLAEEGHEVVAAVGDGEALLAAVAAGPPDVVVADVRMPPTHTDEGLRAALEIRRRWPGVGVLVLSQYVERRYAGELLSGESRGVGYLLKDRVVDIDEFLDALDRVGRGRAAFDPEVVRRLMARSSRTDPLAGLTARERDVLAEMAQGHANGAIAERLYVSQSAVEKHINAIFDKLELPRASGYSRRVMAVLRYLGT
- a CDS encoding sensor histidine kinase, giving the protein MTGTGGTGSAGSAEGSGPAGAGREASPRRLALRGARAVAGLAAGALTALVGLLVAVPAGLVLLAVLALPQARRTVLRPLSAVGALSARAELRRLERLCGIRPPAGYLPADALRYAVYRIPLGLLGGMVLGLMVTGLFWFLVGVLGWFVISVDYPLEVLGTGLLGAFLLVLTAQGVHGTVLLEERLVRRVLGPGPHEALRRRIDQLATSRSEVVDAVDEERRRIERDLHDGVQQRLVALGILLGRARRSTDPERAGQLLRQAQEESRRALAELREVAWRVHPAVLDEAGLSVALESVAERSPLPVDLGYDDGGRPPERRAGTVLYFVVSEAVTNIVKHTGATRIGIVVHRDGDTLRLTVEDDGAGGADPAGGGLTGLARRVAALDGRFGVHSPPGGPTTITAEVPCA